Proteins encoded together in one Tripterygium wilfordii isolate XIE 37 chromosome 14, ASM1340144v1, whole genome shotgun sequence window:
- the LOC120015107 gene encoding uncharacterized protein LOC120015107: MDESWRMRMGMADLPRRRSTEEASSRSVTETFLDADEFSDVFGGPPRSVLTRKFSVDFCARSTSSSSGKSFYEDVFRHPESDSKSGRRLPAFRIPSRNEGFYRDVFRWDDDQKRSRERYRSDSKPKSKSNSSSVLSSEELSPLRPVLGDDVALNSFASKLRPINVPGRWNTATKMPEDRPNKQAMPVYQCNPLSTMENQYMESEANFFRSSYYGFSRRNSSPETISIEPNSYRSFKVSGDDVELNSPASPVSSLCQETEATGVCYDNCAMPAQEMDQEEDEVMSSYVIEINSDHRETTSEAVSVDEAIAWAKERFQRHCTERQEGKDQSTELGEKLGANGCLDQEMNGHEMVHSLVEEQKKWTTNEEKEQSDKDQLQMEMDLLDEDVRLWSAGKETNIQSLLSTLHHILWPNSGWYPINFTSLTESTHVKKAYQRARLCLHPDKLQQRGATLQQKYVAEKAFSILQDAWATFISQDVFFKPHAEAWGLSGVQF; encoded by the exons ATGGACGAGTCCTGGCGAATGAGAATGGGAATGGCGGACCTCCCTCGCAGGCGCTCAACGGAGGAGGCTTCAAGCAGATCTGTCACCGAAACATTTCTCGACGCAGACGAATTCTCCGACGTGTTCGGCGGGCCGCCCCGGAGCGTGCTCACCCGCAAGTTCTCCGTAGATTTTTGCGCGAGATCAACATCGTCGTCGTCCGGGAAATCGTTCTACGAGGATGTTTTCCGGCATCCGGAGTCTGACTCCAAGAGCGGACGGAGGTTGCCTGCGTTCAGAATCCCGTCGAGGAACGAGGGGTTCTACAGAGACGTTTTTCGGTGGGACGATGACCAGAAAAGGTCCAGGGAGCGGTACCGGTCGGATTCGAAGCCGAAGTCGAAGTCGAATTCGTCGTCGGTATTGAGCTCGGAGGAGCTTAGCCCTCTCCGGCCTGTGCTTGGAGACGACGTGGCATTGAACTCTTTTGCTTCAAAGCTCAG GCCAATTAATGTCCCAGGTAGATGGAACACAGCAACAAAGATGCCAGAGGATAGACCAAACAAACAAGCAATGCCAGTTTATCAATGCAATCCTCTTTCAACCATGGAAAACCAATACATGGAGAGTGAAGCCAACTTCTTTAGGAGTTCCTATTATGGGTTTTCGCGAAGAAATTCTTCCCCCGAAACCATTAGTATTGAACCCAATTCATATCGAAGCTTCAAAGTATCTGGGGATGATGTAGAACTCAACTCCCCTGCATCACCTGTCTCTTCACTCTGTCAAGAAACAGAGGCTACAGGAGTGTGTTATGATAATTGTGCAATGCCAGCACAGGAAATGGAccaagaggaagatgaagttaTGAGTTCTTATGTGATTGAGATTAATTCCGACCATAGAGAGACAACCAGTGAGGCAGTATCTGTGGACGAAGCGATTGCATGGGCCAAGGAAAGATTTCAGAGACATTGTACTGAAAGACAAGAAGGAAAAGATCAATCAACTGAACTAGGAG AAAAGCTTGGTGCAAATGGATGTTTAGACCAAGAAATGAATGGACATGAAATGGTGCATTCTTTGGTG gaagaacaaaagaaatGGACAaccaatgaagaaaaagaacaatCAGATAAAGAT CAACTACAGATGGAAATGGATCTACTTGATGAAGATGTAAGGTTGTGGTCAGCTGGCAAGGAAACCAATATACAGTCGCTACTTTCAACACTACATCAT ATTCTATGGCCGAACAGCGGATGGTATCCGATAAATTTTACAAGCCTTACAGAAAGCACACATGTGAAGAAGGCATATCAAAGAGCAAGGCTGTGTCTTCACCCAGACAAACTGCAACAAAGAGGAGCAACACTCCAACAAAAATATGTTGCCGAGAAGGCCTTCTCCATCCTTCAG GATGCATGGGCTACATTCATCTCCCAAGATGTCTTCTTTAAACCACACGCAGAGGCTTGGGGTTTATCTGGAGTTCAGTTTTGA
- the LOC120015642 gene encoding putative hydrolase C777.06c isoform X2 has product MEAQIPLRNGSVSDCALSIPDHHRNDGSALIFLGTGCSGSVPNALCLLRPSDPPCAVCHQALSVPPELNPNYRCNTSLLIDYCQSDGKHSYLLIDAGKTFREQVLRWFTFHKIPQVDSILLTHEHADAVLGLDDIRAVQPYSPINDIDPTPIYLSQHAMNSISTKFPYLVQKKLKEGQEVRRVAQLDWKIIEEHCDKPFVASGLHFVPLPVMHGKDYICLGFLFGEKSRVAYISDVSRIPSTTEYVLSKTGAGQLDLLILDTLYKSRSHNVHFCLPQTLEAVKKLCPKRALLIGMTHEFDHHKDNDFLTEWSKREGIPVQLARDGLRISIDL; this is encoded by the exons ATGGAGGCCCAGATTCCCCTCCGAAACGGCAGCGTGTCCGATTGCGCTCTGTCAATTCCCGATCATCACCGGAACGATGGATCTGCTCTCATCTTCCTGGGGACCGGGTGTTCGGGCTCCGTCCCTAACGCATTGTGCCTTCTCCGACCCTCCGATCCTCCCTGTGCCGTCTGCCATCAGGCGCTCTCTGTTCCGCCCGAGCTTAACCCTAACTACAG GTGCAACACATCTCTTCTGATTGATTATTGTCAGAGTGATGGTAAACACAGCTATTTATTGATTGATGCTGGGAAGACATTTAGGGAACAGGTGCTTCGGTGGTTTACGTTCCATAAGATCCCTCAAGTAGATTCT ATTCTTTTGACCCACGAACATGCTGATGCAGTTCTTGGTCTGGATGATATACGAGCCGTGCAACCATATAGTCCTATAAATGATATTGATCCAACTCCTATTTACCTTTCTCAGCATGCAATGAATAG catttcaacaaaatttccATACTTGGTACAGAAAAAACTAAAGGAAGGCCAAGAAGTTAGACGGGTGGCACAGCTTGACTGGAAGATAATTGAAGAACACTGTGATAAACCGTTTGTTGCTTCAGGCCTACACTTCGTTCCGTTACCA GTTATGCATGGCAAAGACTATATCtgtttgggttttctttttggTGAAAAAAGCAGAGTAGCTTATATATCTGATGTCTCGCGTATTCCTTCTACTACAGAATATG TGTTATCTAAAACCGGGGCTGGACAGCTGGATCTTCTTATCCTGGACACACTATACAAGAGTAGATCTCATAATGTCCACTTTTGCTTACCACAAACTCTAGAAGCAGTGAAGAAGCTATGTCCAAAGCGAGCTCTGTTAATTGGGATGACTCATGAGTTTGATCACCACAAGGACAATGATTTTCTGACTGAATGGTCTAAAAG GGAAGGAATCCCAGTGCAGCTTGCTCGTGATGGTTTGAGGATCAGTATAGACTTGTGA
- the LOC120015642 gene encoding putative hydrolase C777.06c isoform X1, translating to MDLLSSSWGPGVRAPSLTHCAFSDPPILPVPSAIRRSLFRPSLTLTTGLLSCLKSFRVVILCFNVFWYFWIDFGAYRCNTSLLIDYCQSDGKHSYLLIDAGKTFREQVLRWFTFHKIPQVDSILLTHEHADAVLGLDDIRAVQPYSPINDIDPTPIYLSQHAMNSISTKFPYLVQKKLKEGQEVRRVAQLDWKIIEEHCDKPFVASGLHFVPLPVMHGKDYICLGFLFGEKSRVAYISDVSRIPSTTEYVLSKTGAGQLDLLILDTLYKSRSHNVHFCLPQTLEAVKKLCPKRALLIGMTHEFDHHKDNDFLTEWSKREGIPVQLARDGLRISIDL from the exons ATGGATCTGCTCTCATCTTCCTGGGGACCGGGTGTTCGGGCTCCGTCCCTAACGCATTGTGCCTTCTCCGACCCTCCGATCCTCCCTGTGCCGTCTGCCATCAGGCGCTCTCTGTTCCGCCCGAGCTTAACCCTAACTACAGGTCTACTTTCGTGTCTCAAATCCTTCAGGGTTGTGATCTTATGTTTCAATGTGTTCTGGTATTTCTGGATTGATTTTGGAGCGTATAG GTGCAACACATCTCTTCTGATTGATTATTGTCAGAGTGATGGTAAACACAGCTATTTATTGATTGATGCTGGGAAGACATTTAGGGAACAGGTGCTTCGGTGGTTTACGTTCCATAAGATCCCTCAAGTAGATTCT ATTCTTTTGACCCACGAACATGCTGATGCAGTTCTTGGTCTGGATGATATACGAGCCGTGCAACCATATAGTCCTATAAATGATATTGATCCAACTCCTATTTACCTTTCTCAGCATGCAATGAATAG catttcaacaaaatttccATACTTGGTACAGAAAAAACTAAAGGAAGGCCAAGAAGTTAGACGGGTGGCACAGCTTGACTGGAAGATAATTGAAGAACACTGTGATAAACCGTTTGTTGCTTCAGGCCTACACTTCGTTCCGTTACCA GTTATGCATGGCAAAGACTATATCtgtttgggttttctttttggTGAAAAAAGCAGAGTAGCTTATATATCTGATGTCTCGCGTATTCCTTCTACTACAGAATATG TGTTATCTAAAACCGGGGCTGGACAGCTGGATCTTCTTATCCTGGACACACTATACAAGAGTAGATCTCATAATGTCCACTTTTGCTTACCACAAACTCTAGAAGCAGTGAAGAAGCTATGTCCAAAGCGAGCTCTGTTAATTGGGATGACTCATGAGTTTGATCACCACAAGGACAATGATTTTCTGACTGAATGGTCTAAAAG GGAAGGAATCCCAGTGCAGCTTGCTCGTGATGGTTTGAGGATCAGTATAGACTTGTGA